GTGGTTGTGTGGTCAAGTTTAATAAGATATTGTACAGTTGGCATATCATTCCTTGTTTTTAACCATATGAGGTACTCAAGATGCGTTTTTAGTTAACCTGTGGGCTATGTAAATTTTGCTCGGGCTACAGAAGTCTCAAAGTATGTAGCCCCATTGGCTACGAggttaaaattgttaatttcGCTCACTGCAGCGGCTGtggtaaaattaaatcaagCTCAATCtcatgtattttatgttaattgCTTGCAGGTACTGGTTGCCAAACTTACCCAATCCAAGTCGGGAAAAGACGGCTACTATGAGAGAAGAAAGGGGTTAAAAATCGAGTCGAAGGGTCCCAGGTTTGAGCTCAGTGACTTTATAGTGAAGATTGGCTCAGTCTCCATGGCATCTAACTTCAAAGGAATATTGGTTGAGGtgggttaaaatattatttttccaaGTTTTTGATTATGGAGTGAAATATACTAACATTTAGGGAGTGCTTTAAGATTACTTTCAGTTAAGGTTTAGCTCCCAATTtgttgtatgaaataattaaaaaaatgaaacataaagtGTGAGTaataagtttttcattttcactggtgaagaaaagaaatgttttagcAGTGGGCCGATCTTCGGCCTTGAATTGGTCAGGAAAACACCATGGACAGAACAAGTTAGAACAATATGCGCAGTTGCTTTAAGTTTTTTCAGCACAGCAATGTTGAAACAACCGTTAAATATTTAGATTCCTAACTCCTGCATCTTTTATTGTACCGGTAATAAACTTTTCTATAGACATATATATTAGAACAATAACATTTCTTAAAGTCAGATTCTAACATTTTTCAACTctcaaacaaacattaaaacaaaagataaacataatattcatCTTAATGATTTCTTGTGCTACTTTCAGGTCGAGTATTGCCCGTGTGCAATTCCTGGCGAGTGCTGGGAGCTTATGAAGGAGATGATGCAGAGTTTTATGGGTACTGTTGTGGAAAACCCTCCAATGGCTGTGAAAAACAAAAAGGATCAGTTTTATACACCCTCTGACACTGTTGCCCAGTATTTGGAACATTTCAATAACTTTCGTAAAGCTGTGGTAAACCAGTCGCCAAGGTAACACCTAGAAACTGTGGTAAACCAGTCACCAAGGTATCACCTAGAAACTGTGGTAAACCAGTCACCAAAGTAACATCTAAAAAATGTGGTAAACCAGTCGCCAAGGTAACATCTGGAAATTGTGGTAAACCAGTCACCAAGGTAACATCTGGAAATTGTGGTAAACTTGTCACCAAGGTAACATCTAGATATATTGTGTTTCACCTGTCACAAGGTAACATCTAGAATTTTTTGGTAAACCAGTCGTCAATGACTGTAACATCTAGAAA
The sequence above is drawn from the Mya arenaria isolate MELC-2E11 chromosome 14, ASM2691426v1 genome and encodes:
- the LOC128216748 gene encoding mediator of RNA polymerase II transcription subunit 20-like, with protein sequence MGVVCVYTFPVPEGKSGQQVVDSLQRQLELLGAVKTANFSVDCETYQSNNPTGAAQRILHVLHNSEQPASCFAILDNGTTLVADVLFEVLVAKLTQSKSGKDGYYERRKGLKIESKGPRFELSDFIVKIGSVSMASNFKGILVEVEYCPCAIPGECWELMKEMMQSFMGTVVENPPMAVKNKKDQFYTPSDTVAQYLEHFNNFRKAVVNQSPR